A window of the Lolium perenne isolate Kyuss_39 chromosome 7, Kyuss_2.0, whole genome shotgun sequence genome harbors these coding sequences:
- the LOC139833587 gene encoding protein FAR1-RELATED SEQUENCE 5-like, with the protein MTFDTLEDAHRHYLSFSYKRGFGIRYNYMKKSEVTGEIIRATMVCHKAGHQAKEKEDTQKPKPVVAERNKSTNARTECPARMLVKLRDKEWVVTEFNDEQNHPIFKKWSLTSFLRSHRHIPEEDKDFIKVLHTVNMETSRMMQVMAQLYEAVEGVPYTPKDMANFRSTLRAQNKFTDMQDTMEYFEQMKLQDKDFYYRWHIVEKATEEIGPFVAKIKGLREEMNDCINCSLRPEDFEMKCNLMVYKHRLRDHEKITALYNKRSYWVPAYFMHNFYPFLQTTQRSEGFNAVLKKYVTPTNSIIEFVRQYADIQSKMIKAQNKEESDSALLTARNWSWNPLETQMAQLYTKNIHTRFQAKLQSSMCYNIKEIAQYTYQVYCITKFVPNYYNRSYEVYADPENGEYRCACCKFERDGILCCHILKAMLQLGVCEIPVRYILRRWTWSAEEDLVVEKPGERAVMPEESRKKMWLHVNCNEFKGIAIGANETEDGRKLVRMHMKALKKDLAALKRETAKRAKRVNHNPTEAIANQTEQESARDQVPLQQPKSGPKAHQKKQKQASASTSATIANETATPSAMPETSETQFPDIRDPRVSNTKGRKRKKAFQKPLDIGRKEIRRCDQTRSLLTKFDLQLSFSSLKSAVSH; encoded by the exons ATGACATTCGATACACTTGAGGATGCACACAGGCATTACTTGAGTTTTTCATATAAAAGAGGCTTTGGCATTAGGTACAACTACATGAAGAAGTCTGAAGTGACTGGAGAAATAATAAGGGCAACAATGGTTTGCCACAAAGCAGGTCACCAAGCAAAGGAAAAAGAGGATACACAGAAACCCAAACCAGTAGTGGCAGAAAGGAACAAAAGTACAAATGCTAGGACAGAATGCCCTGCAAGAATGCTAGTTAAACTACGAGACAAAGAGTGGGTGGTCACTGAGTTTAATGATGAACAGAATCACCCAATTTTTAAGAAGTGGTCGCTCACTTCTTTTCTCCGCTCACACAGACATATACCAGAGGAAGACAAGGATTTCATCAAGGTGCTACACACAGTAAATATGGAAACTAGTAGAATGATGCAGGTGATGGCACAACTGTATGAGGCAGTGGAAGGTGTTCCATACACACCTAAAGATATGGCCAACTTCAGATCGACACTTCGTGCTCAAAACAAGTTCACAGatatgcaagatacaatggagtacTTCGAACAAATGAAACTGCAAGACAAGGATTTCTACTATAG ATGGCACATAGTAGAAAAGGCAACAGAAGAGATTGGCCCATTCGTTGCAAAGATAAAAGGCTTGCGTGAAGAAATGAATGACTGCATCAACTGCAGCTTAAGACCAGAAGACTTTGAAATGAAATGTAACTTGATGGTGTACAAGCATAGACTGCGAGACCATGAAAAAATAACAGCTCTGTACAACAAAAGAAGCTACTGGGTTCCTGCATACTTTATGCATAACTTCTATCCTTTCCTCCAGACTACACAGAGAAGTGAGGGGTTCAATGCAGTACTGAAGAAATATGTAACCCCTACTAATTCTATCATCGAGTTTGTTAGACAGTATGCTGATATCCAATCTAAGATGATAAAAGCACAAAACAAGGAGGAGTCAGACTCAGCACTTTTAACAGCAAGAAATTGGAGTTGGAACCCACTAGAAACTCAAATGGCACAGCTTTACACGAAAAACATACACACTCGCTTCCAGGCTAAATTGCAATCGAGCATGTGCTACAACATAAAAGAGATTGCTCAATATACATACCAGGTGTACTGCATAACCAAATTTGTACCAAACTACTACAACAGGTCCTATGAAGTTTATGCAGACCCTGAAAATGGAGAATACAGATGTGCTTGCTGCAAGTTTGAAAGGGATGGTATTCTCTGCTGCCACATCTTAAAg GCCATGTTACAGCTTGGAGTTTGCGAGATACCCGTAAGGTATATTCTCCGCAGGTGGACATGGAGTGCTGAAGAAGATTTGGTAGTAGAAAAACCAGGGGAGCGAGCCGTAATGCCAGAGGAATCAAGAAAGAAGATGTGGCTGCATGTCAATTGTAATGAGTTCAAAGGGATAGCAATTGGTGCAAATGAGACAGAAGATGGCAGAAAATTAGTCCGTATGCACATGAAAgcattgaagaaagacttggctgCACTTAAAAGGGAGACTGCTAAGAGAGCTAAGCGAGTCAACCACAATCCAACAGAAGCAATTGCAAACCAAACTGAGCAAGAATCTGCAAGGGATCAAGTGCCTTTGCAGCAACCAAAATCTGGTCCAAAAGCACATCAGAAGAAACAGAAACAAGCATCTGCGTCAACTTCAGCAACTATAGCGAATGAAACAGCAACTCCATCTGCAATGCCAGAAACTTCAGAAACACAATTTCCTGACATCCGGGATCCACGTGTATCAAACACAAAAGGAAGGAAGCGAAAGAAAGCATTTCAGAAGCCATTGGACATAGGGAGGAAGGAAATCCGT AGATGTGACCAGACAAGAT CATTATTGACTAAATTTGATCTCCAGTTATCTTTCTCTTCATTGAAGTCAGCTGTGAGCCACTGA